One part of the Vallitalea okinawensis genome encodes these proteins:
- a CDS encoding DUF7677 family protein: MKKLSNSFSGALRLFSYWIANGTVGHPLLDSIDYSCIFHEPSALEQAYAIFANVIEMDENGIVLNAKYAEKRAAQHIRRYVDSTYIVEPPFEDWEVKLY, encoded by the coding sequence ATGAAAAAATTAAGTAACTCATTTAGTGGGGCACTACGGTTATTTTCTTATTGGATTGCCAATGGAACTGTAGGACATCCTCTGTTAGATAGTATAGATTATTCCTGCATATTTCATGAGCCAAGTGCATTGGAACAAGCCTATGCAATATTTGCAAATGTTATAGAAATGGACGAAAATGGGATCGTACTAAATGCTAAATATGCTGAAAAAAGAGCAGCTCAACATATTAGAAGATATGTTGATAGTACATACATAGTTGAACCACCTTTTGAGGATTGGGAAGTTAAGTTATATTAG